GCACGCACTTATACACCTGAAAAAAAGGACATAAACATTATCATAAACCCGGAGGTGCTAGTGAGATAAGTATATCATTTATGCCCCCTCACGTTCTATTGTgttataagttgctctggataacagcgtctgctaaatgaatgtaatgtaatgtaataaataaggCATAACACACTCAGCTTTCAGTGCAAAACGTTTTTCCCCAGATGCTTAAACCTACAGAAATGACACTGAACAATAGCCAGTGCCCTTTTTCTGTCGTTTCCAACCTTTAAACTTGACTTTACATTTTAGCAGACTTTGAATGATAATTAGATACACAGAGTACGTTAATAGTCCAGTCTATCCTAGGTGCCCCTCCAGTGGACAGATCTGAGGTGTCCCCCTCCGCACCTGCTCATCCTTGTGCTGGGTCATGTGAGACTTCAGCTGGAAGTAGGTGCTGAACTTCTCGGCGCAGAACTGGCACTGGTACGAGCTGTCAATCAGGATGATCTGCTTGCTCTTggttttcccagcatgcttagCATCGCCCTGGCTGTCCCCCTCCGTGTGTGGatctccatccctctcctccagctcccctgTATAGGCCAGAGATGAGCAGGACCAATAACAATGCAGTTTATGATCAATATTCAGACACATTTTACTCTAGGGACCTATTTATATTGACAGAAAGTGCATAAATATGTCACTCAGAAAGAACCCGCTGAGTTGGTTTGGGTGAGATGTGAGCAGTGTGGGGGGCGATGTGGTACCTGGGTCTCCGTCGTCTTCCCCGGGCTGCTCTGGGTCCTCCTCAGCGCACAGTGGGACCACTTTGACCGTGATGGGCAGCCGGGAGACAGTGCTGACTGCTCCGGAGGGCCACACCTTGTGGGTCTGCATGTGCTTCTTCACGTTGGACTTCTGGGCAAAGGCCCGTCCACACACAATGCACTGGAAAGGCTTCTCTCCTGTGTGGCTGCGGGAGGACAGACCTCTCAAAACACGCCGTGTGACTGCGGTGTTCAGGCAGTGCTCAGTTCCATGAATGCGACACTCAAATATTCTCGCTCAGACATTCAGGTAACAGAACCCTGCTTTCTTCCCCACAAGCAGCACATGGAACTACATTCTTTCCATGCCAAAATGATTCTCTACAAAGGGTGCTGCACTGACTTAGACTTTAGGGGAGGAAAATTATTGAAGAAGGATCCATtactttaaattgcatgcttcAGAACCTCCCTCACAATTATTTTACCTAGGAAAACAAATTACAAGCATCTGGATGCTGATCTAAGTAACTGATTAGTGACCTCattgttaaatattcatgtcATATATTCAGTCATGCTGAGGACTTTGAGGACAGACTCAAAGTAATGCAGCACTACTCCACTAGAGTTGTGTAGACTTAGAGAGACTACCATCCTCTAAAGGTATAATGAGCAGTTCTGATGCCATGTTAAGCACATGTGGAAGGAAGCCCTTTTCTGGTATGTCTCTGGTTAGGTTGGATCATTACCTACGGATATGCTGCTGAAGGTCGAAGTTCTTTGTGAAGGTTTTTTCACAGAAGTTGCATTTCAGCTTCTGGGCTTTACCCTTCATTTGTCCTGCTGAAAGGCAAGAACAAAGGAGTCAAAATCGGAACACGCATATGTCTGCCTTCTGCTTTTCATGGACCTTTCCAAGAGAAAACACTCTGAACATACCCTCCTGTCCgttgttgtcatttttggttCGTCTCTGGTTTCCCGCTTTGTGGAAGTCCCCGAGTTCAGCCATGTTGGCTGTAATGCTGCATGTCTTGGTTTTGGAGCCCTGCTTTCCTGGACTGTATACTGGTGGGGTGGTGAATGCTGGGCTGTCCACACACTGACTTGGGATCTAAATTGAGGAGTAAACATTATCATGCAGGTTCAATTCTCAGAAAGAGCacaatctcattttaaaatgacacacgAATGCAAGTCCTCACATTTCTTGGTTTTGCATGGGGTATAAACAGTGATGTTTGCAGAATCCTACCTGGACCTGTTGGAATGGCTGCAATCCCAGTGTTTGAACCTCTGCGTTACCACCCCCAGCCATTgggggcagtgtgctgtagaCTTGGACGACAGAGTTGCTGTTACTGGACTGCACCTGGGAAGACATCGGCTGCGTCTGGCTAGGCGGAAGTGGGTGGGAAGGGTGCTGATGGTGCTGGAGGTACGATGGTCCTGTGTGCATGCTCAAGTTGCTCTAAACAAAGACATGAGATGCAGTCATCAAACTCCTGGAAATAAAGTTCATCAAACTGGTCAGAGCAGGGCTtgcacacataaacatggaCTGAAACCCTCTGTCAAAGGCATGTTTTTCCCAGTTCCAGGCTTACCTGAATGGGAGGCTGCATGGCAGCCATTGGCTGGTCCATTGAGGTGAACGCTGAGATGGCAGACATCAAGACATCATCGCTGACAAGAACATTTCCCTGGACCAGTGTGTGAGTAAGAGGAGACTGGGGTACAGTGATATATGTGGACACCTGTTGTGGACAAGATGCACAAGTAAGGACAActattttgttttcagcttcTTGAAATACACGTTGGCACTTTCAAACAGTATCTAAAGCTCACGTTACACAAGGCAATTTACATATGCAATACCCTGAGCAATTTATATGCAACTGTTACAACTCATCTCACAGAGCCGACATTAAATCTATTCTTTGTAACCAATTTCACACAGTATCCAGTCAGCGCCCAGGTATTTGTCATGCACAAAGAGCCCTCTCTCTTGTCACAGGCGACACATTTTTGAAGTTATGTTGCCGTAATTTACAATCCCAGATTCATTTCGGCTCAGAAATGCATAACACAATAACATGGTGTTGTCAGGATAATTGTCCACGTACTTCCCGACAGTGGCTGTAATAATTACTAAACTATGACTACGCTAGTATTGTGGCAGAAATGCAGACATCAATTCAACACTTGCAGAACTTTAATTGGCTAGATAACCTATCTACAGTGGATTATTTGTATAGGCAAGAATTACAGGAAAGAATCAGAAAAACACTCAATTACCAAAtaccttttgatttttttcccaaatatgCTTGCCAGGGAATACGCTGATGTTATAGGAAAGAGCTGCCGCTTTTTCTGCATGACTGCAACAGATTGACTGACAACTGGAAATCGCAACTTTTTGTCTTCATGACGAACCTGCTTTGCGTAACGTGGCCCTCAAGGTCGAGATATCTCTTCCACTCACGGGACACTAACAGCATGTAGGCACGCGGGGGTGCGGCCAATGCCTACCTGTCGGTTAGAGGGGGTCTGTGGCACAGAGCTAATGGAGGGCACTGGGGTGTAGGCATTACTGGAGGCCAATGAAACAGTGGCCAGGGACGGGGCGTTGGACTGGCACTGCTCCCGCTTGTGGGTCATGAAGGCGGGCAGCGAGTTGAACTGCTTCTTGCACTTCCCGCAAAGGAACACATCCTCATCGTCTGCAGAAATGATTTCAAGAAttatcaattaatcaatcaatcactcaaTCTAAATCAGTCTGTATTTGCAGATTTTTACAACTTGACTGTCACAAAGCACCAGACAGAGTATGATTCGCAAAGGGaactgggggaaaaataaatacttaaatccgagatcagagagggggaaaaaaatgggcAATTGTTCCCTGACCTCAGAGTAAGGTGACTGAGAGAACCTTCCGGAGGTCAGCGACAGATAACATGAACAGCAGACTGGAAATTAAAGACAGGAGTTAAATAAACAGGTCCAGAGATAAGTCTTCGGTGGCCATAGGGATGGACGGTCATCTTGCCACTTGGCAGGATATAGTTTGGAGGAATGCCATCCAACAAGGGCTGGGGAGAAATACATGGGTCTCCTGATCCAACAAGCTGTTCCTTGCCCGGGGAGGTAGAACATGTGACATGTTTTGTGACTAATTGAACATGCCAAGTTGAACAAATCAGCACCATGGTTATGCATCTCATTGCTCTCTAAATCGCTTCTCTATAGAAACTTTAGTGTTGCCCTCTGCCCTGTAAAGTTCCATATGTTGATGCTGTACTGCCTGGAATAAAGTAACACGAGTTCACCAGGTACAGGGCTCCTGCACCTATGGACCATGTGAACAAGTAATATGGGGTGAACCAGATGTAAAACAGGCAAGTTGACCCACCCATTGGCTGTATCGTAGAGGTGCCTGAACCATTCTGGTTGTTTGGATCTGGAACACCTCCTTGTCCATCTAGCAGAGACTGGACTGCCAGGACAGTCTGATTGTCCATCCCTGTGGAAAAATTACGTTTAAATAGCACAGACAACATGCGAACTATGGCAGTATTGTACATCCATttaccattaaaaacaaaaagtggaAACTGGTAATTACTGGTGTCAGTCCGTTTGACAAACAGGTCGTGACAGAAGTGGACAGCCATAAGGGCAGAAAGACTGGTCGAGTCTCAGTCAGCAACATAGCTACTCCTCACCACGTCCATGGATTTGTTTACAAGCAATATCCAAGCTCGTGCTTACTGTCAAGAAGAATCACGCTTAAAATGTTTAGACCGTTCGCTGTTCGTGTTAATGCAATGCACAACttcattcaaaactgaaatactACGTAACTGTAATAATACGATTTTAACAGTCATTTCAGAGTATTCGCTAGCTGTTTCGGAAGCCATAGGTATGTGCTGCATGAGTCAGCTACATGTGGGAATGCATTATAAAAATGCAAGATATTCAAGGCGATTTAAATTCTGCAAGACCCTTGATACATTCGCTATCCAGCTTTCTTACTTGTTCCCTAACGAACTAGATAAATGCCATTGGTGCCCAGCTGAGATGCAGTTAGCGTACAAGCTAGCAACTTCTGCGCAAACCGAGGAGCGCAATGCTAACGTTAGATAGCTATAAATACGACGAACAAGCTACTCATTATTGTTTGCGCTGGAGAAACCAAAGAGTGgtaaaatggggaaaaagctTGCTAGTTATCTGGATGGTTTGCGCAGTTTGCCAGCCAGAATGCCAGTTTGCCCAAAGGATGGTGCGCCACTCAGCTACAGCTTTTCCAACAACATGCCTGTCTCCTTCCTGCCATTTTTTCCGGTGCAGTTCCAGCGGCTGTTGTTTCAGTAGCACCTACTCCCTCTTCTCTTTCGGAAGAAACACTCTATCAGCAGCACACATCAGTCAATTAAAACGaaccaaacatacacactcccTAGAACCTACTCGTAGCTAATGAgttgttgtatttttcttcagaaaacgCCCTTCTTTTCCTTGACATTACCCTGACATTGCAAAACTGTACTTTATGCACTTTTTATGTAAACGTGTCCAATCTGTGCATTTCCGAAAATCTTGGGAATGCTTGCATTGAACAGAAGAGGAAGGAAGGCAAATAAACACGCAGCTGTAGCATCCCAAAACAAGTGAATATACAAGAAAACGTGTTTTTAAATTACCTTCAAGCGCTTCAAATATTGCCTGCGCCATCTTGTAGTTCTCGGTATATAAATTTAGCATGCTGGGAAATTCATAAAAGTCGTTCCCAGCTGTAAGCAGTAGAGGGCGCACAAAGACCGGCATTCACTGCAAATGCGTCTGGGACCTGCAGCCTTCATCCGGACGCTTCTTAGTTCGGTCACAGCACCGGTCgcaatgtatgtaaatgtaacattccTGGGCTACTTGTGAACATTGTTAGAGATTTTGATGCGCACAacgtttaatgaaaaaataagttACTATCAGATAAACTATTTTGTTAGTTGCGTTTATTAGAAATGTGAAGCAGACCCTTACCAATCTGAGTTATTTctttccttcgggattaataaagtatttcttattcttattcttattaatCAAACTCAGTTTTTCAAGTTTGGCTTAGAGGGAAGCTACTGGTGGGTTGGTGTAACTGAGCTTGAAGCTGTGCTTAACGTTTCTCCGGCTAACAAATTGGGCGCGTTTCAGGGTCACATATTTTCCAAACTCAGATTTGCTGTGGAACACACTAAAATGGAACATTccttcagaaaagaaaaaaaaaaaaaacaaaacaaaaacgttTTAGTTTCATTTGCAACAGCTATTGTAGGCCGTCATTTCATAGGGTGACGAAGTTAGTTATGACACCcttgattttgaattttaagTTAATCAATGAATAAAAGGTAAAATTAGGTGTATTGGGatattttgcatattaaagACCACTTTTATAAATGTCTATAAAAATAACTGTATAATAATGTATTCTATAGCTATATACCCAGActatgaaatcattttaaccTGCAGATAAAGACATTGtattatgtaatgtattaaaCACAGAAACTGGGATTTGTAGTCATTTGTGAATCAGTAGGCATACATCTTGCCTAATTTTGGACAATTTCAAATgccaaattaaaattcaaagtgAAATGTGTCATCCACGGTAGTCTTGTTTATGATCCAATGAATGCTCAATCTTGTATGGATGATTGCTATTGACAGTGTGGGTAACAGTGAAACATATGATGGGTGGTGCACTACTACACAACAAACAATCTGCTACTACAAGGAAACATCCTGTAATCCTGCAACATTGTTAAAGGATTCTGATATGCAGCCTTTTGAGTCTAATGACATGTCCagttaatgagaaaaaaaatgtcagatgcATTGTTCCTCTATATAGCAATTTAGCAAACCCAGTGTTCAACGGCAAAGTGCAGCAACTGCATATctggaaaaatgtaatttttataattgctgttgctgctctaTTATGTGTACATATGCCTTGATCCATCTGCATTCTGGtttggagaaacagaggaaacacGTTTgctgttttaaccttttttattgcATGTGGAAATGTGAGTCATGCTTTGGAGTATAAGTCATACATTGGAAAATACATGCAGTAAATACCTTTGAGGCACGTGTCCATTCATAAGCATCACGCAGTGGGTGTTACACATGTGCTGACTGATTTACTGTTGAGTAATAAATGTGTggatgaatgtgtttttcatgtcgcagcaacaaaaacagaaaaccaaaggCAAAATCTACACTTTACTGTTGACGGTTATATAATCAGAAGAGTTATGACCTGCATGGGAACTGCTCTAGAGCAGCTGATGAAGCTTCAGACACAAGCTGCCCTGCCCTGGTCCAGCTCCAGATGCCTCATCTGCTCTCCTGCCTGACCATGCCCAGCCACCTGCTCCAGCCAGCCAACCAATCCCACTGACCTGACCAGCCCTTCCTCAGACCTTTGCTCCCTATTACTCCTCTTATTCAGCTACCTGGTGCTAGCCAGAGGCAGAGTACTGCTCCAAGTTTCTCCCTTGTTACTTTCAACGTAGGGAGGCTCTTGAAGGTTGAGGCCTGGGATctctgtaaagctgctttgaGGTAAATCCCCTTTGTAAAATGCAGTACAAATAAATCTTAAATTACACGAATTCAGTGTTAATATTCTATAGTGATGGACCGCAGTATTACTTCAGAGGTCaatacttttttcattaagAGGCAATTCGCTTCATTATATTCAATTTATGATTAAATATTCTAAATCAAATTGTAATATGTGtgaacagtaaaaaaacaaaaacaaaggtaaGACCTAAtgctgttttgcacatttttacgACTCCAGCAACTGAaagctattcttttttttaatagctCTGTAGCAGTCAAACATGGTCGCTTACCAGTAAGTTACATCACTGAAATACATCGACGTTTCAAACACTAACAACTTAATTCTTGGAATTAATACATGCGGTTCCACTAAACATAGTCGACGCTGTCCTTGTTATTTACGACACATGGTTTAACCAAAAGGATCTTGTGGTTGTAGCGTGAAGCGCTCTCCAGTGGCTATGAACACATCTGCTTAATTAGGTCAATGTTCTTGAACGCAAAGTAGCATTTGAAGTGTTTTCCCCTATTTCCTGTATCAATACTGCATCTTGAAAGAAACATGGCTGCGCATAGTTTTTTTTACTCACATTTCACCATAGCTTACTTAATAACTCCATTGTTTACGAAAGTCCGTTTTACATGGACTGTGTTTGTACAGAAACTCAGACAAGTGGTTAATTATCAGCTGACTTAAATATAATAAACCGTGAGCTCAGGagaaatgaaaaccagcataaGTGTTCAGAGGCACTGATGTGAATGGACTCACCTACTGATATTATGTGACAGATATGAATCGTTTCACAAAGTGCGCTCAATGAGTAGAAGACCTACGAACAGTTTCACATTTTGCATATAGTATGAGCATATGAGAAATATTGCACTTGTGACACATAAGATGAACGAGAGATAcaattgtgatttatttttttatacttgCAAACAATATCGCTCAACGCCCCTCCATGACACATTGTAAGACAGGAATCCTTTGCATATGATgttaaaacttttatttttacctgCTCACTTAATTGACATCGCATGGCTACTCCCACAAACGAACGCGACTGCCACAGCTCTAACCGTCTGCCCTTTTACAGCCGATCTCAGATCAGTTTACCCACCTACCCTCACCCCATCCATTGTATATGGGGATCCAGCGCCAGCCACTCAGGACGTAATATTCCTGCACCAGTAGTCAGGCAGCAGTTTACACTGTTGGTCCCATAAGAGAAATGTTACTAATGGAAGATGGTTCACCTCCTCTACGTCTATGGGTTGCCAAATATCTAGCTTGCTAGGCTATTTATTTGGGTAAGGTACTCCCgtcaactagctagctaaccgaGTCAAGCCATGTCAGTGAAAAGATGGATTAtgaacaatatttaaataaacaatgtatAATGTTACCAAACGACCTCTGTCGTTGGTATATGTTGGCTCGTATATACCTTAAACTATTATTTATCGTTTTGGTGAATCGTTTAAGTGTTGGTGATTGTTCGTGTTTCGGAATTAAAATGACAGGATAAACTGATGATTTCCATTCATGAACAGATTATCTGGCTAATCTATTCGTTACATGTATGAAGCAGATATTTGACAAAGCAATGGTTAATGGACTACTTTGTTTACTTAATAATCCGGGTAATAACTCCTTAAACAAATATGGAAGAAATACATGATATATGCACAGAGCTGTTTGTTGTATGTCCAAGACTTTTCCATCTTTTAAAATATCAGGATGTTTGTGATTTAAATTCTCCCGTATGTAATTATGTTTACTTCCTTTGCAAGTCTATATAATAAAGCACGTCTCCGTGAAGTGTAATACAAAAATACTCACTTAGCCTTAATGCTGGGCAtttaatgaatatgaaatattgaaTTTTTTAACAAATCACTTCAGTTATTCGTTTGATGCTCTTAAACTCGAGAAAGCAGTTTTCTTGCTGACCTTCCACATCATCCTGTAATTCCTTTAGGGGAGACATCTTGCTCAAACATCACACAGGCATCGAGCTACCGTTAGCTACACTAGCTAGTTCCTTTGCCTACTAAGTAACTGCCTTGTTCGTTCTTCCTTGTGGCAACAATATAACATATCGCCAGCAACAGCAAACTTATACATATGTTATCGTGCTAAGTCTTGCACGATGTCTATAAACGCCAACaacaaaatctaaaaatggAAACTGAATACATACAATTTGCAAACAGGTTTGTAAAACGGTACAACTCGAGTCAATTTCTTGTCAAACACAATAACTCCACAGATGACTGCCACTAAATTCCACCAATGACAAACCGCTAAATTGTATTCTTTCAACTAGGATGCCTAACTTCTCAACCAATCACATCGCGACATTCTCGCACGTGCAGGTTTCGCGGCAAAAAAGATTTGGCGCGCAAACCTCAACCCTTGTTCTGATCAGCTGggacaataacaacaataacagatcCTTTCTGAGGGTGAAGACCGCTGGTGGAGGAGCGCTGCACCATTTGACCGTGGATTGACCTCCAAGAAGTCGCGTTTTGGATATAAGTGACTTGAAGAATCTTGGAAAcctaacattttaaattgtattatttctgcctgttttggTGTGCTTCCTGGATGAGCAGACAAAAACAAGCGAGCAATGAACTGGGCAATGACTTTTGCGAGCGATTGGAAAGAATGCAACTAGGGCAGCCTTGTCCATGATCAAGCTGTGTAACTAGACACGATAAATTTCGgaataatacattatattgttGCGAACTTAATTTAGTGCATACTTTTCTGACTAAACTCGCTTGCTATAAGCATCTGGTCAACTAAAAATAAGATCTGCGTCTTAAACGACTCCAACTAAACTCAACCAGAAGGAATAAGCTACCATTTTCAAATCCGTAATAGTTTAGTTtgaaatttagtttttttttaaaaaaaagaattgatgaAGATCAATTACTATATAGCCTGATCAAGTAACCTTGCAAGTTACTACCCAGCTAACATTAGCTCAAAGAGACAGATGGCCTCATATATGAACAAAGGGTCTGAGATGAACTGCTAATGTTAGCGAGCTATCGATAACTTTCTGCAGTATAATCTTTGTAATTTGCAATGAGTAGAAAACTAGTTAGCTAGGCGGTGTTTTGTTCATGGAAGTGTGCATAGATTGACCTTAGCTAAAATTTAGCTAACTTTTTCTTAGCTAACAAGTTGTATTGTTAGTTGAATTATTGTAACATAGCTAGAATACAATGATGTCTGTATGATTTACGATTTACTTAGTTACAGTTTATGGGTAGTGGCAACCTTCTAGGCTACCTATAATAGGTAGCGAATCCTTTTTTGGTAGGTTCGCAGTTGCTAGCTAACAAAGTGCTTATCAAGTGTGGTGTGTTTGGTTATTGCGAGCCTCCTACCTAAAACAGCTTGCTAGTACTCTacgtagctagctggctaaacgCTAGTAActactagttagctagctagcagctgCAGGGGACTTAATGTagataacgttagcttgctatCAGTGAAATTATCTTCTGTGAACAAGAGTTAGTGTTTTGTCCTCTTCAGATAGCAAATCCAAAAATGCTAAACGCAACGATTTATAATATCACTTTCACTATAGCTACTTGTTTgttacacatacaaaaacacaatcacaagTAAGGGCAGTTGGCTAATAAATCTTTTATTGCATAAGGATTGTTGCACTACCTCTAGACAGACCAGGCAGGGGAAACCGCCCGGTGTCCATGCAATGTCAGAGACGCTGATAACAGGTCAGACCTCGGAGGATCTCTTGGCAGACTTTGAGTCTCTCTTGAGTGCTGG
This portion of the Megalops cyprinoides isolate fMegCyp1 chromosome 7, fMegCyp1.pri, whole genome shotgun sequence genome encodes:
- the znf341 gene encoding zinc finger protein 341 isoform X2 translates to MAQAIFEALEGMDNQTVLAVQSLLDGQGGVPDPNNQNGSGTSTIQPMDDEDVFLCGKCKKQFNSLPAFMTHKREQCQSNAPSLATVSLASSNAYTPVPSISSVPQTPSNRQVSTYITVPQSPLTHTLVQGNVLVSDDVLMSAISAFTSMDQPMAAMQPPIQSNLSMHTGPSYLQHHQHPSHPLPPSQTQPMSSQVQSSNSNSVVQVYSTLPPMAGGGNAEVQTLGLQPFQQVQIPSQCVDSPAFTTPPVYSPGKQGSKTKTCSITANMAELGDFHKAGNQRRTKNDNNGQEGQMKGKAQKLKCNFCEKTFTKNFDLQQHIRSHTGEKPFQCIVCGRAFAQKSNVKKHMQTHKVWPSGAVSTVSRLPITVKVVPLCAEEDPEQPGEDDGDPGELEERDGDPHTEGDSQGDAKHAGKTKSKQIILIDSSYQCQFCAEKFSTYFQLKSHMTQHKDEQVYKCVLKSCSLTFQKLDLFLEHIRTHQEQLTYRCHLCSKVFPSLFELGVHQYSHSFCPQQSPRKEPTFYRCMKCQSRYSTQEALEQHLQTASHNFPCPHCQKVFPCERYFRRHLPTHGIGGKFKCQICKKFFKTEHYLKLHTRIHSGEKPYKCSVCDATFNRKDKVKRHMLIHEPFKKYKCPFKTHVGCTKEFNRPDKLKAHILSHSGIKPYKCQYCYKAFSRRAHMLEHQRSHTDNYRFRCPTCSKGFTRQKYFRDHKCPHAVGAEKEGMDKRGGRKGRGQGGRRGAGNSKGSESPGEVEMEQEGKVVEMEEEEEEDDEEEEERQDPEEEQPSVGAEKGAAGGGDEDGGEEELEGTEELAQMQSEANARLLTVPVYIETVD
- the znf341 gene encoding zinc finger protein 341 isoform X1, whose product is MAQAIFEALEGMDNQTVLAVQSLLDGQGGVPDPNNQNGSGTSTIQPMDDEDVFLCGKCKKQFNSLPAFMTHKREQCQSNAPSLATVSLASSNAYTPVPSISSVPQTPSNRQVSTYITVPQSPLTHTLVQGNVLVSDDVLMSAISAFTSMDQPMAAMQPPIQSNLSMHTGPSYLQHHQHPSHPLPPSQTQPMSSQVQSSNSNSVVQVYSTLPPMAGGGNAEVQTLGLQPFQQVQIPSQCVDSPAFTTPPVYSPGKQGSKTKTCSITANMAELGDFHKAGNQRRTKNDNNGQEAGQMKGKAQKLKCNFCEKTFTKNFDLQQHIRSHTGEKPFQCIVCGRAFAQKSNVKKHMQTHKVWPSGAVSTVSRLPITVKVVPLCAEEDPEQPGEDDGDPGELEERDGDPHTEGDSQGDAKHAGKTKSKQIILIDSSYQCQFCAEKFSTYFQLKSHMTQHKDEQVYKCVLKSCSLTFQKLDLFLEHIRTHQEQLTYRCHLCSKVFPSLFELGVHQYSHSFCPQQSPRKEPTFYRCMKCQSRYSTQEALEQHLQTASHNFPCPHCQKVFPCERYFRRHLPTHGIGGKFKCQICKKFFKTEHYLKLHTRIHSGEKPYKCSVCDATFNRKDKVKRHMLIHEPFKKYKCPFKTHVGCTKEFNRPDKLKAHILSHSGIKPYKCQYCYKAFSRRAHMLEHQRSHTDNYRFRCPTCSKGFTRQKYFRDHKCPHAVGAEKEGMDKRGGRKGRGQGGRRGAGNSKGSESPGEVEMEQEGKVVEMEEEEEEDDEEEEERQDPEEEQPSVGAEKGAAGGGDEDGGEEELEGTEELAQMQSEANARLLTVPVYIETVD